The stretch of DNA TCGCCGAAAACTCCAAACGGCACGGGCTTCTTTTATCGTTGCTTGGCATATCCCAAGTGTTAGTCGCCGTTAATAAACTCGATCTATTCAATTACGACGAGAAAGTTTTTAGAAAGATAAAAAACGAATACGAAAAATACCTAGAAAGCCTGAACGTCAAACCGATCGCGTTTATCCCAATAAGCGCGAGAGAGGGCAAAAATATCGTAAAAAACGCGAAGGAAACGCCTTGGTATAACGGAAAAAACGTTCTTCAAACGCTAGACGGCTTAAGCAATCTTCCGTCGAACGAAAAGCTATTTTTCGCTATGCCTTTGCAAGACGTCTATCGCTTCAGCGACGATAACGACGATAGGAGAATCTACGCGGGAACGATAGTAAGCGGCGAAATAAAAAGAGGGAGTTTAGTTAGGTTTCTGCCCTCGAACGCGGAGGCGCATATCGATAACATAGAGGTTTGGAACGCCCCTCGCAAAGAGTCCGCCAAAGCGATCGAGGCGTGCGGTTTTACCTTGAAAGAAGATATATACGTGAAAAACGGCGAGGTTATGGTAAAAGCCGACGAGCGCGCGCCGATTATCGTAACCTCTAAAATAAGAGCGAATATTATCTGGCTTGGTCGGCGTCCGTTTGTCGCCGACGAGAACTATTTGCTTAAATTAGGCGGCGCGAAGGTAGGCGTAAAACTCGTAAAAATAGAGAAAGCGTTAGGCGAACCGAACGAGGGGACAAACTATAAAGAGCTTAAGCGAAACGAGTGCGGAAGCGTTATCCTCTCGCTATCGCGCCCTATCGCGTTATCGACCTTTTACGATAACGCCGCTCTAGGGCGGTTTGTGATAGTTGACGGATACGACGCGGCGGCGGCGGGTATCGTCTTAGAAAGCGTTAAAGACGAAGAGGCGGATAGATTGGCGCGGGATAGTTTCGAGGAGGAGCTTTTTGCTCTTTTAAAAAAACATTTTCCGCACCGGTTTAACGATCCCGTTTTATATCAAATATAAGGAGAGGCGATGAACATAAGAATTAACGACGAAGAGAAAAGTTTTAAGCAAGAGGCTTTATCGATCGCCGAGTTGCTAAAGATAGAGAACGTATCGCAACCAGATATGGTTTCGGTTCAACTAAACGACGAGTTTTTGCGTCAAAACGAATACGAAACGACGAAGCTAAAAGAGGGCGACGCGGTTAATTTTCTATATTTTATGGGCGGCGGGCGATGAGAGATTGGAGCGACGAGGAGTTGGAGCGTTACTCTAGGCATATTATCCTAGAGGAGGTCGGCATAGAGGGGCAGGAGAAAATCCTAAACGCCAAAGTATTGGTAATCGGCGCGGGCGGGCTTGGCTCGCCGATCGCCTTGTATCTCGCGGCGGCGGGCGTAGGGACGATTGGGATTATCGACGGCGACGCGGCGGATCTAAGCAACCTCCAGCGCCAGATTATCCATACGACAAAGGATATTGGAAAGCCAAAAGCCGCGAGCGCCAAAGAAAAAATGCTCGCTATCAACCCGCATATCGCGATCGAAACCCGTCAGACGATGATAACGGCGGAGAATATCGAAAAAATTATCGCGCCTTACGATTTCGTGATCGACGGCACGGACAATTTCGCGGCGAAGTTTTTAATCAACGACGCTTGCGTTTTGCATAAAAAGCCCTATTCGCACGGCGGTATCCTGCGTTTTACCGGACAGACGATGACGATCAAACCTTACGAGAGCGCCTGCTACGCCTGCGCGTTTGATTCGCCTCCGCCCGCAGGCGTCGTACCAACCTGCTCTAGCGCGGGGATTTTGGGCGCGGTGGCGGGTATTCTTGGAACGATCCAAGCCGCCGAAGCGCTTAAATTTATCGTCGGCGTCGGCGAGCCGCTCTACAACTCGCTGCTTAGCTTCGACGCTAAAAATATGAATTTTCGCAAGATCGCGCTCAAGAAAAACCCCAAATGCCGCGTGTGCGGCGAGGGCGCGCGTATCGTTTTGCGCGACTACGAACAGCCCGTCTGCGAGCTAAAGCCATGATCGCCATTTCGCGAAAAATATACGACGCGATTATCCTCCACGCCCAAAAGGACGCGCCGATCGAGGCGTGCGGCTATCTAGGCGGCAAAGACGGCGCGGTCTCTTTGCATTATCCGATGACAAACGTCGATAACAGCGAGGAGCATTTTTCGTTCGATCCAAAGGAGCAGTTTGCGGCGTTTAAGGAGACGAGCGCGCAAAAACTGCGACTGATCGCCTGCTACCACTCGCACCCAGCCACGCCCGCTAGACCAAGTAAAGAGGATATACGGCTCGCTTATGATCCCAACATTAGTTACATTATCGTTTCGCTTGCCAACGGCGCGATCGACCTGAAAAGTTTCAGGATCAAAAACGGCGAAGCGACCAACGAGGAGGTTATCGTTATATGAGCGGCTATCAAATCCCCCAAAACGTCCATGGCGATTTTGAATCGTTTAAGCGCTCCTACGAGGAGTATAAAAGCGGCGCGATCGACGATCTGAAGTTCAAAACCATTAGAGTGCCGTTTGGCATATACGAGCAGCGCGAAGCCAATACCTATATGATCCGCGTGAAATTAGTCGGCGGTCTGATCTCTTCTAAGCAGCTCGCGGCGTTAGCCGATCTCGCAAAACGCTACGCCGGCGGCAAACTGCATATAACCACGCGCGGCGGCGCGCAACTACACTACGTCAAGTTTGACGACTTTTTGGCGGTAATCGAGGGACTTCACGCCGCGCAACTAACGGGGCGCGGCGGCGGCGGCAACACGGTGCGGAACATTACGGCGGATATACTCGCGGGCGTAGCCAAAGACGAGGTTTTTGACGTAACGCCGCGCGCGATCGCGCTGACTGAAAAGATGCTGGCGCAAAAAGACTCCTACGCGCTTCCGCGCAAATTCAAAATCGCCTTTAGCGGCTCTAGCGCCGATCGCGGCTACGCGACAATCGCCGACGTAGGCTTTATCGCGAAAACCAAAGAGGGCAAAAGAGGGTTCAAAGTCTTTATCGGCGGCGGCATGGGGGCAAAGAGCCGCGTCGCTAAGCCCTATCTGGATTTTTTGCCCGAAGACGAGATTTTTCTGCTCTCTCAGGCGATCAAGGAGACGTTCGACGAGCGCGGCAACCGCAAAAACAAGCATAACGCGAGATTGCGGTTTTTGCTGGAGGAGATCGGTCTGGAGGCGTTTAGGGAGCTAGTCGATACAAAGATCGAGGCGATTAGATCGCGCGGCGGCTACGAAGTCGAGTTCAGGGAGTTTGACGAGCCGAAGCCGATCGTCGCGCAAAGCGACTTGGCGCTAGACGACGAAACTAAATTATGGCGCGATCGATTTGTCTATTCGCAAAAGCAGAGCGGTTACTACGGCGCGAAAGTTCCGCTTCTGCTTGGCGATTTGGACGCGAACGGGGCGCTCGCCCTAGCGGACGCGTTGCCAAAAGATCGCCAAACGATTCGCTTTGGAAGCGATCAAAACCTCTATCTAAGAAACCTGACGCTAGAGGAGTTGATCGCGCTCTATCCCGTTATCAAAACGCTTTCGCCGCAAACGCAAAAGAGCGAGATTTTAGGCGACGCCGTTTTTTGCACGGGCGCATCGACCTGCCAGCTTGGGATCACCATTCCGCGCGGCGCGCTTGCGGCGATCGAGCGCGCGCTTCTTAAAAGCGGCTTAAACCTCGACGCTCTTGGCGGCTTTAGAATCCACATGTCGGGCTGCCCTAATAGTTGCGGCAGGCACGCGCTGGCTGATCTAGGCTTTTTCGGCAAGGTTTTGCGAAAAGACGGCGTCGCCTATCCCGCGTATAATATCGTCGCGGGCGCGAGGATCGCCGAGACAAACTACCGCTTCGCCGAAGCGATCGGCGATATTAGCGCCTATCGCTTGCCCTCGTTTGTGGCGGACGCCTTGAAATTATGGCTGGAGGAAAAGAGCCGATACGCCTCCTACGCCGATTGGATAGACGGCGGCGGCAAGGCAAAGCTCTCGGCGATCGCCGAGAGTTACGCCGATATTCCTTCGTTTGACGAGGACAAAAATCCCTACTACGACTTTGGCGCCTCCGCGCGGTTTTCGTTGGCTGGGCGCGGCGCTGGCGAGTGCAGCGCGGGCATGTACGATCTGATCGAAGCGGATAAAAAGGCGCTCAAAGAGGCGCTAAACGCAAACGACTGGACGCGGATTCGCTTTTTGGCGGCGCGAATGCTACTGATCACGCGCGGCGAGGAGGCGAGGAGCGAGGCGGAGGTATTGTCGGCGTTTAAGAGGCTGTTTATAGATACGAAGCTAATCGACGAATCTTTCGCCAAAACGCTAGAGGGCGAGGCAAACGAAAGCGCGATCAAACTTGGCGAGGCGGTGATCGCGCTCTATGACACGATGGACAACACATTGAAGTTCGAGGCGGAAAAAACGGGCGCGATCGCCGCGCAAAAAGCCGCGCGGTTTAAGGATTATCGCGGCGTGGAGTGTCCGATGAATTTCGTGCGCGTAAAGATGGACTTAGCGCAAATGGCGAGCGGCGATATTCTGGAGATTTTGCTCGACGACGGCGCGCCGATAGAGAACGTGCCGCGATCCGTGCGTAGCGAAGGGCATGCGATCGAGGCGCAGACGAGCGAAGGGACGGCTTGGCGCGTTCGGATTAGGAAGAAGTGAAAGTCCTGCCGATCGCGCTTACGCCAAAGAAAATTCTGCTAATCGGCGCGGGCAAAGCCGCCGCGCTAAAGGCGCGAAGTATTCTGGAAAGCGACTGCGTTTTAAGCGTGATCGCAAGCAAGATCGCCGACGATTTTTTCTCTGATAGGCGCGTTACGATCAAATCCTTCGAGCTTGCCGACGCGCGCGGTTTTGAGATAGTAATCAACGCGACGGGCGATTTGGCGCTTTCCAAAACGCTGTGGGAGAACCGCCGCGAATACGGCTATCTGTTAAATTGCGTCGACGAGCCGCGATTTTGCGACTTTTACTTTACCGCCAATACGCGCCAAGGCGATCTATGCGTATCCGTAAGCTCTAACGGCGTTTCGCCCCCTCGCGCCCAAGCCGCGCGCGATCTGATCGCCGCCGCGCTTGCCCCAAGCGAGCAAAACGGGCGCGAAGCGTTTTTGATCGGGTGCGGAACGGGCGGGATCGACAACTTAACTATCGGCGCGTTTAAGGCGATTACAAGGTTAGACGTGGCGCTGATCGACAATCTTATTAGCGACGAGATTAAGGCGCTACTGCCCAAAAAATGCCTTGCGATCGACGCGGGCAAACGCAAAAACAATCACGCGCTCGCGCAAGAGGAGATCAACGATCTGATCGTAAAACACGCCAAAGAGGGCAAGATTGTAGGCAGGTTAAAAAGCGGCGATCCGTCAATCTTCGGTCGGCTTTACGAGGAGGCGGCGTTTATCGCCTCAAGCGGTTTTATCCCGCGCGTGATCGGCGGGGTGAGTTCCGCGTTCGAGGCGTGCCGCGCGGCGGGCGTGGCGCCTACGCTTCGCGGCGTCGCGAGCGGGGCGCTGATCGTTTCGGCGCATCTCAAAGGCGCGCGCTTTAACGACGATTGGATCGAGCTTATCGGCAAAATCCCGCATACCATTATCGTTTTGATGGCGCATAGTTTCAGCTCCAAAATAGTCGAATCCGCCAGACGGCGCGGAATCGATTTGCAAACGCCGTGCGCGTTCGCTTCCAAGATCGATTCCGTCGACGAAGCCGTCGTTTTCGGCGTTTTGGGCGATCTAGAGGATATGGCGGCGCGGATCGCTAAACCCGCGACGTTAATCGTGGGAATGTGCGCGGCGTTTTCTTATAAATCGTTATAATTACGTCAAAAACGGCAAGCGCAAATATGAGCAACCGCTACAGGCTACTGATAGAAACCGAAGATAAAAAAGGGCTGATCCACCAGATTACGGGCGCGATCTTACAACATAATCTTAATATAGAGCAAAACAACGAGTTTGTGGAAAAGAGTTTTAACCGCTTTTTTATGCGCACCGATCTTAGCGGCGAGCCGGACGAATCGCTGTTTTGCGATCTGGCGCGCTTGCTTAGCTCCGATCAGGCTATACGACTAATTCCAAAACAAAAAAAGCGCGTAATTGTTATGGTTACGAAAGAACACCACTGTTTAGGCGATCTGTTGATTCGCAATAAATACGGCGAGTTAGATATAGATATATTGGCTGTGGTAAGCAACTACGATTATCTAAGAGCGCTTACGGAGAGTTTCGGTATTCCTTATCACTTTGTAGATAGCGCGGGTCTCGATCGCGCCGCGCATGAAAACGGGGCGCTTGAGATAATCGACTCGTATAACTGCGAATATATTGTGCTGGCAAAATATATGCGTATTTTAACGTCCAATTTTGTAGAACGCTATAAAAATAGAATTATCAACATTCACCACTCGTTTTTGCCCGCTTTTATCGGCGCTAATCCGTATCGGCAGGCATACGATCGCGGCGTGAAAATTATCGGCGCGACGGCGCACTTTGTAAATAACAATCTCGACGAAGGTCCTATTATCGCCCAGAGCGTTCTTAGCATAAATCACACGCACAGCGCGGAGGATATGGCGCGCGCGGGCAAAGACGTGGAGAAGCAGACCTTAGCTCGCGCTTTAAGACTTGTTTGCGACGATCGCGTTTTCATCTACAAAAACAAAACGATTATTTTTGAATAAAAGCGCGTCGCCGCGCTATAATTTTCGCTTGCGCAAAGGGGGATTGTTTGGCGGTCAGAAACGAAGATTTACCGCTTTTTGAATTTGGACAAAGGGTGAGATTAAAAGGCGACGTTCGCGCGGACGGAACATATTCGTTCGCGAAAACGGGCGAGGTTATCGCGCTTAAAGGCGAGGAGGGCTACGTGCGTAATATCGGCTCGTTTTTGCAGACAATTCGCGTTTATGACGTTGATTTTATCGCTTCGGGGCGGTTGATCGGCTGCCGCGAGGAGGAGCTAGAGAACGCCGACGATAAGGATAAAATTGAAAGCGAAGCAAACGAAGATATGGCAATTCTAAAAGCGCACCGCCAGAAGCTGAAACGGTAAGCAAAACCAGAATGACCGCGATTGCGGAGTTATTTGCTAGTATGATATAAACTAAAGTTTATGGAGCTAAACCGATGGAACTCGTGGAAAAACTGACCAATCAACTACGCGATACGCTTGATAGCGCGATCAGCCTCGCTCTGTTCGCCAAGAATCCCGAAGTCGCGCCTTTGCATCTGCTGTGGGCGCAACTGACGACAAGCTCTTCGACTATCAATCAGGCGCTAAACAAAATGGGCGTAGATCGCGCGCCAATCGAGCTTGAGATCAAATCCGAAGCGTCGCGTCTGCTCGTCGCGTCGTCCATTAGCAAAGAGCATATCAAGATTTCGCGCGAGTTAGCCGACGCGCTGCAAAAAGCGGAGGCAAAAGCGCAGGCGCTAGGCGATAGCTTTATCGCCGTCGATGCGTTTTTTACCGCTAATATTGATCGCTTCGCGCCGATTCTTTCAAAGTATCTCGATATTTCGGAGTTTATCAAGACGATCGAGGCTATGCGCGGCGGCAAAAAGATCGACGCGAAAAACGCCGAAGAGACGTTAGAGGCGCTGGAGAAATACGGCGTTGATCTTACCGCCAAAGCGCGAGAAAACAAGCTTGATCCGCTGATCGGACGCGACGAGGAGCTTTCGCGCATAATGCAAATCCTCCTTCGCAGAACGAAAAACAACCCCATTTTGCTAGGCGATCCGGGCGTTGGCAAAACGGCGATCGTGGAGGGCTTAGCCGATCGGATCGTAAAAGGCGACGCGCCGACA from Helicobacteraceae bacterium encodes:
- a CDS encoding GTP-binding protein: MSAKHHLERMNIVITGHVDHGKSTLVGRMLADASSLPKGKLDALKKRCEKNGKVFEYSMLLDALEDEQKQGITIDSARIFFKSKIREYIIIDAPGHIEFLRNMLSGASRAVAAVLVIDALEGVAENSKRHGLLLSLLGISQVLVAVNKLDLFNYDEKVFRKIKNEYEKYLESLNVKPIAFIPISAREGKNIVKNAKETPWYNGKNVLQTLDGLSNLPSNEKLFFAMPLQDVYRFSDDNDDRRIYAGTIVSGEIKRGSLVRFLPSNAEAHIDNIEVWNAPRKESAKAIEACGFTLKEDIYVKNGEVMVKADERAPIIVTSKIRANIIWLGRRPFVADENYLLKLGGAKVGVKLVKIEKALGEPNEGTNYKELKRNECGSVILSLSRPIALSTFYDNAALGRFVIVDGYDAAAAGIVLESVKDEEADRLARDSFEEELFALLKKHFPHRFNDPVLYQI
- the thiS gene encoding sulfur carrier protein ThiS, with translation MNIRINDEEKSFKQEALSIAELLKIENVSQPDMVSVQLNDEFLRQNEYETTKLKEGDAVNFLYFMGGGR
- a CDS encoding HesA/MoeB/ThiF family protein, which gives rise to MRDWSDEELERYSRHIILEEVGIEGQEKILNAKVLVIGAGGLGSPIALYLAAAGVGTIGIIDGDAADLSNLQRQIIHTTKDIGKPKAASAKEKMLAINPHIAIETRQTMITAENIEKIIAPYDFVIDGTDNFAAKFLINDACVLHKKPYSHGGILRFTGQTMTIKPYESACYACAFDSPPPAGVVPTCSSAGILGAVAGILGTIQAAEALKFIVGVGEPLYNSLLSFDAKNMNFRKIALKKNPKCRVCGEGARIVLRDYEQPVCELKP
- a CDS encoding M67 family metallopeptidase → MIAISRKIYDAIILHAQKDAPIEACGYLGGKDGAVSLHYPMTNVDNSEEHFSFDPKEQFAAFKETSAQKLRLIACYHSHPATPARPSKEDIRLAYDPNISYIIVSLANGAIDLKSFRIKNGEATNEEVIVI
- a CDS encoding sulfurtransferase TusA family protein; protein product: MSGYQIPQNVHGDFESFKRSYEEYKSGAIDDLKFKTIRVPFGIYEQREANTYMIRVKLVGGLISSKQLAALADLAKRYAGGKLHITTRGGAQLHYVKFDDFLAVIEGLHAAQLTGRGGGGNTVRNITADILAGVAKDEVFDVTPRAIALTEKMLAQKDSYALPRKFKIAFSGSSADRGYATIADVGFIAKTKEGKRGFKVFIGGGMGAKSRVAKPYLDFLPEDEIFLLSQAIKETFDERGNRKNKHNARLRFLLEEIGLEAFRELVDTKIEAIRSRGGYEVEFREFDEPKPIVAQSDLALDDETKLWRDRFVYSQKQSGYYGAKVPLLLGDLDANGALALADALPKDRQTIRFGSDQNLYLRNLTLEELIALYPVIKTLSPQTQKSEILGDAVFCTGASTCQLGITIPRGALAAIERALLKSGLNLDALGGFRIHMSGCPNSCGRHALADLGFFGKVLRKDGVAYPAYNIVAGARIAETNYRFAEAIGDISAYRLPSFVADALKLWLEEKSRYASYADWIDGGGKAKLSAIAESYADIPSFDEDKNPYYDFGASARFSLAGRGAGECSAGMYDLIEADKKALKEALNANDWTRIRFLAARMLLITRGEEARSEAEVLSAFKRLFIDTKLIDESFAKTLEGEANESAIKLGEAVIALYDTMDNTLKFEAEKTGAIAAQKAARFKDYRGVECPMNFVRVKMDLAQMASGDILEILLDDGAPIENVPRSVRSEGHAIEAQTSEGTAWRVRIRKK
- a CDS encoding uroporphyrinogen-III C-methyltransferase; its protein translation is MKVLPIALTPKKILLIGAGKAAALKARSILESDCVLSVIASKIADDFFSDRRVTIKSFELADARGFEIVINATGDLALSKTLWENRREYGYLLNCVDEPRFCDFYFTANTRQGDLCVSVSSNGVSPPRAQAARDLIAAALAPSEQNGREAFLIGCGTGGIDNLTIGAFKAITRLDVALIDNLISDEIKALLPKKCLAIDAGKRKNNHALAQEEINDLIVKHAKEGKIVGRLKSGDPSIFGRLYEEAAFIASSGFIPRVIGGVSSAFEACRAAGVAPTLRGVASGALIVSAHLKGARFNDDWIELIGKIPHTIIVLMAHSFSSKIVESARRRGIDLQTPCAFASKIDSVDEAVVFGVLGDLEDMAARIAKPATLIVGMCAAFSYKSL
- the purU gene encoding formyltetrahydrofolate deformylase, giving the protein MSNRYRLLIETEDKKGLIHQITGAILQHNLNIEQNNEFVEKSFNRFFMRTDLSGEPDESLFCDLARLLSSDQAIRLIPKQKKRVIVMVTKEHHCLGDLLIRNKYGELDIDILAVVSNYDYLRALTESFGIPYHFVDSAGLDRAAHENGALEIIDSYNCEYIVLAKYMRILTSNFVERYKNRIINIHHSFLPAFIGANPYRQAYDRGVKIIGATAHFVNNNLDEGPIIAQSVLSINHTHSAEDMARAGKDVEKQTLARALRLVCDDRVFIYKNKTIIFE
- a CDS encoding nitrogen fixation protein NifZ: MAVRNEDLPLFEFGQRVRLKGDVRADGTYSFAKTGEVIALKGEEGYVRNIGSFLQTIRVYDVDFIASGRLIGCREEELENADDKDKIESEANEDMAILKAHRQKLKR